The segment GGCAACCTTCCAACCCACTGTTTTTTCGCCATGCTCCCCCTTGTAGATCCAGACCTTAATTCCTATCTGGCCGTAGGTCGTTCTGCCCTCGGCAAACCCGTAATCGATATCGGCTTTCAACGTCTGAAGCGGAAGCCTTCCCTCAAGATACCATTCAGAGCGAGCTATCTCGGCTCCTGCCAGTCTTCCCGAGCATCGAATCTTGATTCCTTTTGCTCCGAATCGCATTGCTGATTCCACGGCTTTCTTCATGGCCCTCCGGAAAGAGACTCTTTTTTCCAGCTGGACAGCAACACCTTCTGCTACAAGCTGCGCATCTATCTCTGGCTTGTCTATCTCGATGATGCTAATGTAGGCCTCCTTGCCGGTCTTCTTCTGGACCTCTTCCTTTAACCGGTCCACCTCGCTACCCTTCCTTCCGATTATGATCCCCGGCCGCGATGTATGGATGTTGATCCGCAGTTTATTCTCGGCTCTCTCGAT is part of the Acidobacteriota bacterium genome and harbors:
- the rpsC gene encoding 30S ribosomal protein S3, whose amino-acid sequence is MGQKTHPFGFRLGFNKTWYSKWYHEKKYASFLHEDLALRRILKERLAHAGVATVGIERAENKLRINIHTSRPGIIIGRKGSEVDRLKEEVQKKTGKEAYISIIEIDKPEIDAQLVAEGVAVQLEKRVSFRRAMKKAVESAMRFGAKGIKIRCSGRLAGAEIARSEWYLEGRLPLQTLKADIDYGFAEGRTTYGQIGIKVWIYKGEHGEKTVGWKVA